In Streptomyces sp. NBC_01707, a genomic segment contains:
- a CDS encoding DUF742 domain-containing protein, with the protein MSADSSRGGSPGSPAAADDPQSSRWYDAEAGPVVRPYAMTRGRTSSASRHRLDLIAIVVPEPAADDPGRNQTLSPEHVEIIELCNDMPQSIAELASGLDLPVGVVRVLVGDLVEDELVHVTRPVPPAELPDVNILREVINGLRAL; encoded by the coding sequence ATGAGCGCTGACTCCTCCCGGGGTGGGTCCCCCGGATCCCCGGCCGCTGCCGACGATCCGCAGTCGTCGCGCTGGTACGACGCCGAGGCGGGGCCGGTGGTCCGTCCGTACGCCATGACCCGGGGCCGTACCAGCAGCGCGTCCCGCCATCGTCTCGACCTGATCGCGATCGTCGTCCCTGAACCCGCGGCCGACGATCCGGGCCGGAATCAGACGCTCTCCCCGGAACACGTGGAGATCATCGAACTCTGCAATGACATGCCTCAGTCGATCGCCGAACTGGCGTCCGGTCTGGATCTCCCCGTCGGGGTGGTCCGGGTGCTGGTCGGCGATCTCGTCGAGGACGAACTCGTGCACGTGACCCGTCCCGTTCCGCCGGCCGAGCTGCCGGATGTGAACATTCTTCGCGAGGTGATCAATGGCCTTCGGGCGCTCTAG
- the glpK gene encoding glycerol kinase GlpK, whose product MTDRYVAAIDQGTTSSRCIIFDQDGAIVAVDQREHRQIFPKPGWVEHDATEIWSKVRAVVEGALATAGLRPEQLSALGITNQRETTVLWDRATGQPVHNAIVWQDTRTSTLCHELGGTDGQDRFRDITGLPLASYFSGPKAAWLLDNVPGLRSRAERGEIAFGTIDSWLIWNLTGGTDGGVHVTDVTNASRTMLMNLETLEWDPSVLAAMNVPEAVLPEIRSSSEVYGTAVGALAGVPVASALGDQQAAVFGQACYDPGTAKNTYGTGSFLLLNTGNRPVPSKSGLITTLGYKIGDQAPVYCLEGSIAITGALVQWFRDQLGIIRSAAEIETLAASVDDNGGAYIVPAFSGLFAPYWRSDARGVITGLTGYVTKAHLARAVLEATSWQTREVVDAMYQDSGVPITTLKVDGGMTANQLLMQHQADVLGVPVIRPKISETTCLGAAYAAGLATGVWSGLDELKTHWQRDVEWQPRMEPEIREREYHNWRKAVERSLGWQEEGGAER is encoded by the coding sequence ATGACGGACAGGTATGTCGCCGCCATCGACCAGGGCACCACATCCAGCCGCTGCATCATCTTCGATCAGGACGGTGCGATCGTCGCCGTCGACCAGCGCGAGCACCGCCAGATCTTCCCGAAACCCGGCTGGGTGGAGCACGATGCCACCGAGATCTGGTCCAAGGTGCGGGCCGTCGTGGAGGGCGCGCTCGCCACCGCCGGACTGCGGCCGGAACAGCTCAGCGCACTCGGCATCACCAACCAGCGCGAGACGACCGTGCTCTGGGACCGGGCGACCGGACAGCCCGTGCACAACGCCATCGTCTGGCAGGACACCCGTACGTCCACGCTCTGCCACGAGCTCGGCGGCACGGACGGGCAGGACCGCTTCCGGGACATCACCGGGCTTCCGCTGGCCAGTTACTTCTCCGGTCCCAAGGCCGCCTGGCTGCTGGACAACGTACCGGGACTGCGCAGCCGGGCCGAGCGGGGCGAGATCGCCTTCGGCACCATCGACTCGTGGCTGATCTGGAATCTCACCGGCGGTACGGACGGCGGCGTCCATGTCACCGATGTGACCAACGCTTCGCGCACCATGCTGATGAATCTGGAGACCTTGGAGTGGGATCCGTCGGTCCTGGCCGCGATGAATGTCCCGGAGGCGGTGCTTCCGGAGATCCGGTCGTCGTCGGAGGTGTACGGGACCGCGGTCGGCGCGCTCGCCGGGGTGCCGGTGGCCTCCGCACTCGGCGATCAGCAGGCCGCGGTCTTCGGGCAGGCCTGCTACGACCCGGGTACCGCCAAGAACACATACGGCACCGGGAGTTTCCTGCTGCTCAACACCGGCAACAGGCCCGTGCCGTCGAAGAGCGGGCTGATCACCACTCTCGGCTACAAGATCGGCGACCAGGCCCCCGTCTACTGCCTGGAGGGGTCGATCGCCATCACCGGGGCGCTGGTCCAGTGGTTCCGCGATCAGCTGGGGATCATCCGGAGCGCCGCGGAGATCGAAACACTGGCGGCGAGCGTCGACGACAACGGCGGGGCGTACATCGTGCCCGCCTTCTCCGGGCTCTTCGCCCCGTACTGGCGCTCGGACGCCCGGGGCGTCATCACCGGACTCACCGGCTATGTCACCAAGGCGCATCTGGCACGCGCCGTTCTGGAGGCGACCAGCTGGCAGACGCGTGAGGTCGTCGACGCGATGTATCAGGACTCGGGAGTGCCCATCACGACGCTGAAGGTGGACGGCGGCATGACGGCCAACCAGCTGCTCATGCAGCACCAGGCGGATGTGCTGGGCGTGCCGGTGATCCGGCCGAAGATCTCCGAGACGACGTGCCTGGGCGCGGCGTACGCGGCGGGGCTGGCGACCGGCGTCTGGTCGGGGCTCGACGAGCTCAAGACGCACTGGCAGCGCGATGTGGAGTGGCAGCCGCGCATGGAGCCGGAGATCCGTGAGCGCGAGTACCACAACTGGCGCAAGGCGGTGGAGCGGAGCCTGGGCTGGCAGGAGGAGGGCGGCGCCGAGCGGTAA
- a CDS encoding ATP/GTP-binding protein gives MAFGRSSRSTRPVEPVTLKILVAGGFGVGKTTLVGAVSEIRPLRTEERLTEAGRPVDDTAGVEAKTTTTVAMDFGRITLREDLVLYLFGTPGQDRFWFLWDELAQGALGAVVLADTRRLEDCFAAVDYFERREIPFTVAVNCFEGADRFPTRTVQAALDLDPEVPVLMCDARDRSSVRDVLVTVVEHALARADRLREPATT, from the coding sequence ATGGCCTTCGGGCGCTCTAGCCGCAGCACGCGGCCCGTTGAGCCGGTTACCTTGAAAATCCTGGTGGCGGGCGGCTTCGGTGTGGGCAAGACGACGCTGGTGGGCGCGGTCAGCGAGATCAGACCGCTGCGTACGGAGGAGCGGCTCACGGAGGCGGGCCGCCCCGTGGACGACACGGCCGGGGTCGAGGCCAAGACCACGACCACCGTGGCCATGGACTTCGGGCGGATCACGCTCCGCGAGGACCTGGTGCTGTACCTGTTCGGCACACCGGGACAGGACCGCTTCTGGTTTCTCTGGGACGAACTGGCCCAGGGAGCCCTGGGCGCGGTCGTTCTCGCGGACACCCGGCGTCTGGAGGACTGCTTCGCGGCGGTCGACTACTTCGAACGGCGTGAGATCCCGTTCACCGTCGCCGTCAACTGCTTCGAGGGAGCCGACCGGTTCCCGACCCGGACGGTGCAGGCCGCGCTGGACCTCGACCCCGAGGTGCCGGTGCTGATGTGCGACGCGCGCGACCGGTCCTCCGTGCGCGATGTGCTGGTCACGGTCGTCGAACACGCGCTGGCGCGAGCGGACCGTCTCCGTGAGCCCGCCACCACCTGA
- a CDS encoding nitrate- and nitrite sensing domain-containing protein, with protein sequence MRFRGKSIRRKIVALLLVPLVSLTALWGFATFLTGREAGDLMGASTIVEKVGHPLEDTVRAIQNERRQTLAFLADPRASDALPLLRRQRAATDRVVAGVKESARQKDIRDALSPEGEAKLNSVLSAVDGLGALRDSVEKRTIDRNQALEFYNRLVDPCYRFLTGLHTTENASMDKQVRALIGVSRAREMLSREDALVASALITGRLDAPELRQISDLVANRKLLYEINIEVLPSAERRRVEQYWAGPDSEPLRTAESKLIAAGPTRAPRAVDAERWQEVAPPVLDQLADDSTEMNDRFQDRGRPVGYSVLVKAGVAGILGFLALLVSVFVSVRIGRELVRDLSRLRKDAHEVSGVRLPSVMRRLAAGEHVDVETEAPHLSYERDEIGQVGQALNTLQRAAVEAAVKQADMRRGVSEVFVNLARRNQVLLHRQLTLLDAMERRTENTDELADLFRLDHLTTRMRRHAEGLVILSGAAPSRQWRKPIQLMDVVRAAVAEVEDYERIEVRRLPRIGVGGPAVADLTHLIAELLENATVFSPPHTAVQVHGDRVANGFTLEIHDRGLGMAPEVLLDANLRLAETPEFELSDTDRLGLFVVSRLAQRQNVRVSLQVSPYGGTTAVVFIPAALLTDAAEAHGTGFRLDRRAEKAIGSGRPSNEGPRSDKNRRDGGTDRWTSDGTGDAGSTGLAPVPTGLVGPNALDGPVELEAPVAPLGFGTDTVTDPVLDPVLDPVLDGVSDIDDTESERGGIFRARDLRREGDQGLQRDADKGFRRDADRDQHQQAADQVAERTADVRAMRPGGPVPLPRRKPPTLVTDRGRRVDETGRAHPTTTDAGPSRTGAGAGRSTTGPWHSAADTRRSADPRQASGFRPPTESAASASAPAAATPSAAPSRSAGPNSYPGTVDGLPRRIRQASLVPQLREGSGGRAFEPAPTEPVEDIERDADEVRNRMASMQRGWQRGRRQNAEDGTGLGETAQGTTPGGDGR encoded by the coding sequence ATGCGCTTTCGCGGAAAGTCCATCCGCAGGAAGATCGTGGCGTTGCTGCTTGTGCCGCTCGTCTCCCTCACCGCACTCTGGGGCTTCGCCACCTTCCTGACCGGCCGTGAGGCCGGAGACCTGATGGGCGCGAGCACCATCGTGGAGAAGGTCGGCCACCCTCTTGAGGACACCGTCCGGGCCATCCAGAACGAGCGCCGCCAGACACTCGCCTTCCTCGCGGACCCTCGCGCCTCCGACGCACTTCCCCTGCTGCGTCGCCAACGGGCCGCCACCGACCGCGTCGTGGCGGGCGTCAAGGAGAGCGCCCGGCAGAAGGACATCCGGGACGCGCTGAGTCCCGAGGGGGAAGCGAAGCTCAACTCGGTTCTGAGCGCCGTCGACGGCCTCGGCGCGCTCCGCGACTCCGTCGAGAAACGCACCATCGACCGCAATCAGGCGCTGGAGTTCTACAACCGTCTCGTCGACCCGTGCTACCGCTTCCTGACCGGCCTGCACACGACGGAGAACGCGTCGATGGACAAGCAGGTACGCGCTCTGATCGGCGTCTCGCGGGCTCGCGAAATGCTGTCCCGGGAAGACGCTCTGGTGGCCTCGGCACTCATCACCGGACGGCTCGACGCCCCCGAACTCCGGCAGATCTCCGATCTCGTCGCCAACCGCAAGCTGCTTTACGAGATCAACATCGAGGTTCTCCCGTCGGCGGAGCGCCGACGCGTGGAGCAGTACTGGGCCGGCCCGGACAGCGAGCCGCTGCGCACCGCGGAGAGCAAGCTCATCGCCGCCGGTCCCACCCGCGCTCCCCGTGCGGTCGATGCCGAACGCTGGCAGGAGGTGGCCCCGCCGGTCCTGGACCAGCTGGCCGACGACTCGACCGAGATGAACGACCGCTTCCAGGACCGCGGCAGGCCCGTCGGCTACAGCGTCCTGGTCAAGGCCGGAGTCGCGGGCATCCTCGGCTTCCTCGCCCTGCTCGTCTCCGTCTTCGTGTCCGTCCGGATCGGCCGCGAACTCGTCCGCGACCTCTCCCGGCTCCGCAAGGACGCCCACGAGGTCTCCGGCGTGCGACTGCCGAGCGTGATGCGCCGCCTCGCCGCGGGCGAACATGTCGATGTCGAGACCGAGGCCCCGCATCTCAGCTACGAGCGGGACGAGATCGGCCAGGTCGGCCAGGCCCTCAACACCCTGCAACGCGCGGCCGTCGAAGCCGCGGTCAAGCAGGCCGACATGCGACGCGGCGTCTCCGAGGTCTTCGTCAACCTCGCCCGTCGCAACCAGGTTCTGCTGCACCGTCAGTTGACGCTCCTGGACGCCATGGAGCGCCGCACCGAGAACACCGACGAGCTCGCTGACCTCTTCCGCCTCGACCACCTCACCACCCGCATGAGGCGGCACGCCGAAGGCCTCGTGATTCTTTCCGGCGCGGCGCCGTCCCGGCAGTGGCGCAAGCCCATCCAGCTGATGGACGTGGTGCGGGCAGCGGTCGCCGAGGTCGAGGACTACGAGCGGATCGAGGTACGCCGCCTGCCGCGGATCGGCGTCGGCGGCCCCGCAGTCGCCGACCTCACCCACCTGATCGCCGAACTCCTGGAGAACGCCACGGTGTTCTCGCCCCCGCACACCGCGGTTCAGGTGCACGGCGACCGCGTCGCCAACGGCTTCACCCTCGAGATCCACGACCGGGGCCTCGGCATGGCTCCCGAAGTCCTGCTGGACGCCAACCTGCGGCTCGCAGAGACCCCCGAGTTCGAACTCTCCGACACCGACCGCCTCGGCCTCTTCGTGGTGAGCAGGCTGGCCCAGCGGCAGAACGTCCGCGTCTCCTTGCAGGTTTCTCCGTACGGAGGAACCACCGCCGTCGTCTTCATCCCGGCGGCCCTGCTCACCGACGCCGCGGAGGCGCACGGCACCGGATTCCGCCTCGACCGCCGCGCCGAGAAGGCGATCGGCAGCGGCCGGCCCAGCAATGAGGGACCGCGCAGCGACAAGAACCGCAGGGACGGCGGGACGGACCGGTGGACTTCCGACGGCACGGGCGACGCGGGGTCCACCGGCCTCGCCCCTGTCCCCACCGGCCTCGTGGGTCCGAACGCTCTGGACGGGCCGGTCGAGCTCGAAGCCCCGGTCGCACCGCTCGGCTTCGGCACCGACACGGTGACCGACCCTGTGCTGGACCCCGTACTCGACCCGGTGCTCGACGGAGTCTCCGACATCGACGACACCGAGAGCGAGCGTGGCGGCATCTTCCGCGCCCGCGACCTGCGCCGTGAAGGGGACCAGGGCCTTCAGCGCGACGCCGACAAGGGCTTCCGCCGCGATGCCGACCGCGACCAGCATCAGCAGGCCGCCGACCAGGTCGCCGAGCGCACCGCCGACGTCCGGGCCATGCGGCCGGGCGGCCCCGTACCGCTGCCGCGCCGCAAGCCGCCCACGCTGGTCACCGACCGAGGCCGCCGGGTCGACGAGACCGGCCGGGCGCACCCCACGACCACGGACGCGGGGCCCTCGCGCACCGGGGCAGGAGCCGGGCGGTCCACCACAGGCCCCTGGCACTCCGCAGCCGACACCCGGCGGTCGGCCGACCCCCGGCAGGCCTCCGGCTTCCGGCCGCCCACCGAGTCCGCCGCATCCGCGTCGGCACCGGCTGCGGCGACGCCGTCGGCCGCACCCTCCCGATCCGCCGGGCCGAACTCGTACCCGGGGACCGTGGACGGACTGCCCCGCCGGATCCGGCAGGCCAGCCTCGTCCCGCAGCTCCGCGAAGGTTCCGGCGGCCGCGCCTTCGAGCCGGCCCCCACGGAACCGGTGGAGGACATCGAGCGGGACGCGGACGAAGTACGCAACCGTATGGCTTCGATGCAGCGCGGCTGGCAGCGCGGCCGTCGGCAGAACGCCGAGGACGGGACCGGTCTCGGTGAGACAGCACAAGGAACCACTCCGGGAGGGGACGGTCGATGA
- a CDS encoding lipid-transfer protein: MTGDVAVLGAGMHPWGKWGRSFVEYGTVAARAALGDAGIGWQDVQSVVGADTVRGGYPGYVAGATFAQALGWQGARVTSVYAACASGAQAIDTARAQILAGMADVVLVVGADAAPKGFFAPAGGDRPDDPDWLRFRVLGATNPAYFALYARRRMALYGDTPDDFALVKVKNAAAGALNSNARYRVPVTAEQVAASAVVADPLRLLDICATSDGAAAVVLSSMAFARRHGAADPVRIRAVSTVTPTYPKAVLDLPDIATDSAVAAEPAPETFRASIARAAYEEAGIGPDELSLAEVYDLSTALELEWYEDIGLCAAGEGAKLVREGATALGGRIPVNPSGGLASFGEAVPAQAIAQVCELTWQLRGTAAERQIPGARAGITANQGLFGHGSAVVAVR; this comes from the coding sequence GTGACCGGGGATGTGGCCGTCCTCGGAGCCGGGATGCATCCGTGGGGCAAGTGGGGGCGCAGTTTCGTCGAGTACGGCACGGTCGCCGCGCGGGCCGCGCTCGGCGATGCCGGGATCGGCTGGCAGGACGTGCAGTCGGTGGTCGGCGCGGACACCGTGCGCGGCGGCTATCCGGGCTATGTGGCCGGTGCGACATTCGCCCAGGCGCTGGGCTGGCAGGGCGCACGGGTCACCAGCGTGTACGCCGCCTGCGCATCGGGCGCCCAGGCCATCGATACGGCCAGGGCGCAGATCCTGGCGGGCATGGCCGACGTGGTGCTCGTGGTGGGTGCGGATGCGGCACCCAAGGGGTTCTTCGCCCCGGCGGGCGGCGACCGGCCCGACGATCCCGACTGGCTGCGCTTCCGGGTGCTCGGAGCGACCAATCCCGCCTACTTCGCGCTGTACGCCCGCCGCCGGATGGCCCTGTACGGGGACACCCCGGACGACTTCGCACTGGTCAAGGTGAAGAACGCGGCGGCCGGGGCGCTGAACAGCAATGCCCGCTACCGCGTTCCGGTCACCGCCGAGCAGGTCGCCGCGTCCGCGGTGGTCGCCGATCCGCTGAGGCTGCTCGACATCTGCGCGACGTCCGACGGGGCGGCCGCGGTCGTCCTGTCCAGCATGGCGTTCGCGCGCCGCCACGGGGCGGCCGATCCGGTCCGTATCCGCGCCGTCTCCACCGTCACGCCCACCTATCCGAAGGCCGTACTCGATCTTCCGGACATCGCAACCGATTCGGCCGTCGCGGCGGAGCCCGCCCCGGAGACCTTTCGCGCGTCGATCGCCCGGGCGGCGTACGAGGAGGCGGGCATCGGGCCCGACGAGTTGTCGCTGGCCGAGGTCTACGACCTCTCCACCGCCCTGGAACTGGAGTGGTACGAGGACATCGGGCTGTGCGCGGCGGGCGAGGGTGCCAAGCTCGTACGCGAAGGGGCCACGGCGCTCGGCGGACGCATCCCGGTCAACCCGAGCGGAGGACTCGCCTCCTTCGGCGAGGCCGTGCCGGCCCAGGCCATCGCGCAGGTCTGCGAGCTGACCTGGCAGCTGCGTGGCACCGCGGCGGAGCGGCAGATCCCGGGGGCGCGCGCCGGAATCACCGCGAATCAGGGGCTGTTCGGGCACGGTTCGGCAGTCGTCGCGGTCCGCTGA
- a CDS encoding Zn-ribbon domain-containing OB-fold protein, protein MSRTRTPVVAGWFTEGTAEKDFRLLGTRCRACSSVFFPRQDTFCRNPGCTGGELVEVPLSRRGTVWSYTDGRYRPPAPYVSDPDAAWEPYVLIAVELAAERMVVLGQAAPGVGIGDLAVGMTVEVVPGVLNEDAPQGGETVWTTWHWRPVITATGATQGGAA, encoded by the coding sequence TTGTCGCGTACGCGCACACCCGTGGTGGCCGGTTGGTTCACCGAGGGCACCGCCGAGAAGGACTTCCGGCTGCTGGGCACACGCTGCCGCGCCTGCTCGTCGGTCTTCTTCCCGCGTCAGGACACGTTCTGCCGCAACCCCGGCTGCACGGGCGGCGAGCTGGTCGAGGTGCCCCTCTCCCGGCGCGGCACCGTCTGGTCGTACACGGACGGCCGCTACCGCCCTCCCGCCCCGTACGTCTCCGACCCGGACGCGGCCTGGGAGCCGTACGTTCTGATCGCCGTCGAACTCGCGGCAGAGCGCATGGTGGTGCTCGGACAGGCGGCGCCGGGGGTGGGCATCGGGGATCTGGCGGTCGGGATGACCGTCGAGGTGGTTCCGGGGGTCCTGAACGAGGATGCGCCGCAGGGCGGGGAAACCGTCTGGACCACCTGGCACTGGCGGCCCGTGATCACCGCCACGGGCGCGACCCAGGGTGGTGCCGCGTGA
- a CDS encoding MIP/aquaporin family protein, producing the protein MSNGDIFAGEVIGTAILILFGAGVCAAVTLHHSKARAAGWVVIAFGWGFGVLAGAYTAAPLSGGHLNPAVTVGIAVDTGKWDKVPLYILGQLVGAVIGALLAWLTYYAQFRANADEETAVPTLGIFSTAPEIRSPVANLVTEIIATVGLVLPILAFGKNAGIGIGPVAGAGAGVYGSGISILLVSLLVVGIGLSLGGPTGYAINPARDLGPRLVHALLPIPNKGTSDWGYSWIPVVGPLVGGLLAGVVFNAAF; encoded by the coding sequence ATGAGCAATGGAGACATATTCGCCGGGGAAGTCATCGGAACGGCGATCCTCATCCTGTTCGGCGCAGGTGTGTGCGCCGCCGTCACCCTCCATCATTCGAAGGCCAGAGCCGCGGGATGGGTGGTGATCGCCTTCGGATGGGGCTTCGGTGTCCTGGCCGGCGCGTACACCGCGGCTCCCCTCTCCGGTGGCCACCTCAACCCGGCGGTCACGGTGGGCATCGCCGTCGACACCGGGAAGTGGGACAAGGTCCCCCTCTACATCCTGGGACAGCTCGTCGGCGCGGTCATCGGCGCGCTGCTGGCCTGGCTCACGTACTACGCGCAGTTCCGCGCCAACGCGGACGAGGAGACCGCCGTACCGACGCTGGGGATCTTCTCGACCGCTCCGGAGATCCGAAGTCCGGTGGCCAACCTGGTCACCGAGATCATCGCGACCGTCGGCCTGGTGCTGCCGATACTGGCCTTCGGGAAGAACGCCGGGATCGGGATCGGCCCGGTGGCAGGCGCGGGCGCCGGCGTCTACGGATCCGGGATCTCCATACTGCTGGTGTCCCTGCTGGTGGTCGGTATCGGACTCTCGCTCGGCGGACCCACCGGATATGCCATCAATCCGGCCCGCGACCTCGGTCCGCGGCTGGTGCACGCACTGCTGCCGATACCGAACAAGGGCACATCCGACTGGGGATACTCATGGATCCCGGTGGTGGGACCGCTCGTGGGCGGGCTGCTGGCGGGGGTCGTCTTCAACGCCGCCTTCTAG
- a CDS encoding roadblock/LC7 domain-containing protein — translation MTAPNAAAPDATRHGSGELNWLLDELVERVGSIRKALVLSSDGLPTGTSKDLTREDSEHLAAVASGFHSLAKGVGRHFDAGRVRQTVVELDEAFLFVTAAGDGSCLAVLADSDSDVGQVAYEMTLMVKRVGVHLANAPRSSGLHAGG, via the coding sequence ATGACCGCACCGAACGCCGCAGCACCCGACGCCACACGCCACGGATCCGGTGAGCTCAACTGGCTCCTCGACGAACTCGTCGAGCGCGTCGGCTCCATCCGCAAGGCGCTGGTGCTCTCCAGCGACGGGCTTCCCACCGGCACGTCCAAGGACCTGACCCGTGAGGACAGCGAGCATCTGGCGGCCGTCGCCTCCGGGTTCCACAGCCTCGCCAAGGGGGTCGGACGCCACTTCGACGCGGGTCGCGTCCGTCAGACCGTCGTCGAACTCGACGAGGCGTTCCTCTTCGTCACCGCCGCCGGCGACGGCAGCTGTCTCGCCGTGCTGGCCGACTCCGACTCCGACGTGGGCCAGGTGGCGTACGAGATGACGTTGATGGTCAAGCGCGTGGGCGTCCACCTGGCCAACGCTCCACGGTCGTCCGGTCTGCACGCCGGAGGGTGA